tgacgctgctacagactcagaatctccttttgaacgagatatgtgtttagaaggatttcatgactttgaaggtgacatagattgtagcctatttccggacttattgaggatggtagaacaagtcgagaaacaAATCCGGCCTTACAAGGAATCAGTGCAAATTGTGAGcttaggagaagagaaaaaggtaAAGATCGGAGCCTGTATCACCGCAGAGATAAAGCGAGACGTCATTGAGTTACTCTAAGAATTCAAATATGTTTTTGCATGATCGTACCAAGATATGCCTGAGCTACTAAGATGTGTGGACGCTGCTGAGGCTAAGGAAATCTTGGAAGAGGTATATAAGGGTGTATGAGGAACACATgctaatggttttacaatggccacgcaaatcatgagatttgggtactgctggtccaccatggaaggggattaCATCAGTTATATCAAGAAATGTCAATAGTGCCAAATCtatgaagataagattcatgTGCCTCCTTCAtcccttcatgttatgacttttcCATAgactttctctatgtggggcacaAATGTCTGTaggtcgatctcgccaaaagcttctgacggtcatcgattcatctttgtggtcatcaattactttactaagtgggtggaagctgcttcatatgccgatgtcacaaagtcgagagtcagtaaattcttgaaaaaatcatatgtcagtatggaatgccaaaaaaGATCATATTTGGCAATGCGCTAAATTTGAACAAGAGCACGATATCAGAAGTTTACAGTCTGTTCAAAATTAACACAATATCGCCCCAAAATGAACGGcgcaacaaaaaaaaacctaccGGGGCAATGTCTTTTTCTTTGGCTTATCACAGTTTTACTTATTAAAGTCGAGATTCATTCTCTCTAAGTTTTTGGATCCAATCCTAATTGAAGAGAAAGTTTTAAAGTTATCCGTTatggtcaaatgcgccaaaaacaaatgatgcgagctcaccaAAGAAGGTtcgccctagagaattccatgaaggttcgccctagagaattccatgaaggggacctggtattgaagaatATCTTCcccatacaaaaggacttcagAAGGAAGCGGATGCTAAACCGGGAAGGCCTTATGTGAAAGGCCCTATCTGAAAAAGCGTTGATTTTGATCgtaagggataacaaggacttgcctaattcTATGAGTTTAGagtcaataaaaatatatttcaaaaaagaaaaaaaatgagaaaaaaagaggccaaggtgaaaacccgcaaagggcgccttgaaaCCAaatgggatttgagttgaaaacccgaaaaaggcggctcaaattttggatcaaaatggggcatgaggtgatcagagcagctcaaatttttattagattaagTCATGTAttgatcttgttatacctgaatcaacaggaaatggtaggcgacatcttggggcatcgacaaattCCTGTTGATCtgctaaacacatgtcaaatcAGAATGGTCTACagaaagtttgtatagagaagttcaagctgcgatatctggggtacctagtctttatactatttatattgaatttgttgttcttggaatacttcattcttcttcaagatacgtgttccaatcaatttcttgctatatttgataatttatttcaagctatgctctcaaatcaattctatttttatccatcgttatgatcttttgcaagcatgttgcattggaataatgattaatggactaataatactttcacaagggaagttttgcatattactctagaagtttctaaataatacagtaaactaaaataagattattgtttagaacgtaccaagtttaaaggttgaaatatctaagaaggaaaagtttaaattaagaccatccttttggattttgtcgtcaaaacattgattgaacaaaatgacaagatgccagagcttcaatgaacaaacaagcgaTGTTCACCAAGCAATAAGAAGAAGTTTCCTgggagaaaaaaaattcttcattggtgcatgagcatttggtatgacatcCTGGAAATGGGGTAaaagaccaaagagcttcacattctgtatcattgaattgcgataggagaggattgaaaaaaattcatatttttctacccttgggttacagtgggagaatgatggtacaaattttgcgtcctagtggattgaactttgacgttcacagtggggggcaatctgattaagtgtttctttgaaTATGCCAGccgagcaagaaggcgttgtagtgcgtcagtgataaaaccttaataaactttgagtaatgataacttaagtgataaagaaggatcattcttgaaaaaatgacattctgcattcattcaaatgtcattcatacacgtctagttaggagcatgtgattcattttgatcatgtcatcctaatcactaggcataattaggctcataaaatagattatacatgtcatgttccccagagaacaaatcagtgaagatagcagatcttgccttcctacactgacagtgaagtagatcgaagacaacAACCTTACCTTTCTGTACtgacagtggagcagactgaagataacaaatcttactttcctatactgacagcgaagcagatcgaaggcactagccttgccttcctgtactgacagcggagcagactaaagatagtaAATCTTGCCTTCCTTGTACTgatagcgaagcagatcgaaggcaccagccttgccttcctgtactaacagtgaagcagactgaagataacaAATATTGCCTTTCTGTACtgacaacgaagcagatcgaagacaccagccttgcctccctaggtttgcagcggagcagactgaagatagcagatcttgccttcttgtactgacagcgaagcagatcgaaggcaccagccttgccttcctgtaATGACagtgaagtagattgaagataacAGATATTGCCTTCTTGTACTGATTGCGAAgaagatcgaagacaccagtcttgcctccctgggtttgTAGCGGAGCAAactaaagatagcagatcttgccttcttgtattaacagcaaagcagatcgaagacaccataGTTTACAGCaaagcagattaaagatagcaaatcttatttccctaaaattgcagtggaacagattaaagctataaataacagatctcatctctctgaagttgcagtagagcagatcatatcaaactttatctctctgaagttgcagtagagcatgTTAAAGTAGCAAACCTTATCCccatgaagttgcagtggggcaagTTGAAGATACAAGtgttatctccctgaagttgcagtaaagtagattaaagatagcaaatcttatttccttgaagttgcagtggaacggATTAAAGCTATAGATaacagatctcatctctctaaagttacagtagagcagatcatatcaaactttatctctctgaagttgcagtagagtaggttGAAGTAGCAAACATTATCTCCCTAAGTCGTAGTGGAGCAAGTTGAAGCAACgagccttatctccctaatgttacagtagagcagactaaaaccacaaatctcatTCCCCTGAAGTTGCGACAGATTAGATTGAAGCTACATGTCGTATCTCTCTGAAGTGTAGTGGActggaatgaagctacttgaagaagagaagcactaAAACAAGTTGAGACTcggcgagaccgggcaaaattggtctttcttagtctttgctctattctcgttacacgacaacgagcaaagagggacAACTATACAAGCTCATTTTGCTCGGGCCTAGGcaaacccaaaaacaaattaCAGCTCGAAGCCCAACAGGCCCAATATCACCCGAGCCCAACAAACCaagtcaaactagggtttcagaaaagctGAAACCTTAGCCCTTCTAACGTTTGCCGCTGCAGCCACCTGCTTTCTGCCACCGCCGCGCGTCTGCCACCCACCCCCACTTGCACCATCAAATCACCTGGAAGAAGAAGATAAACACACAAGCAGCAAACGGAAACAAGCAAGCAAAATAAATCATGTATAAAAACCAAGATCAATGGCTTGTaaaactctctttttttcacGAACATGAAATGAAAAGATAACACTTTCAATGTGGTATTTTTACTTCCGATTTAGGtgcttattcttattttttttatctattttatttatatatatatatacaaaagtaacaaaaagaaagaaaagggaagagaCTTACCTTGGCGGGGCCAAAAGGCCCATATTGCGTTACATCGGCCGTTGGCCACGACGGCCGCGCGATGAAAGCCGAAAGGTCTTTAATCTTTTTTCGTTTTCCTCATCGTTTTTTTATTCTAAAGgctttaatatgttttaaaccACCAAAAAAGGGCTCTACTCGGAAGGAGGAGCAAAAGGgggaaattttttgttttttggccACCACGGATGGCGGCGCCGTCGCCGGTGATCGGCGGCCGATGCGGTGGTGACTAGCTGGACCTATGGCCGAATACGGGGAGGCTTGAGAGAGCTTTGAAAggttttttgaagtttttttagaagaaatgggctaaatgaatttttttgtaaaaatgttggTTTATATAACTtatcaaaacggcgtcgttttgattTAATGACCCAAGACGTTAAACTGCGTCGTTTTGATGTGAAATGGGCAGAATCGACATGCTCCAggccaggatccgcgtgtttttgagtGGGAGAGCTAATTGCACCTTTAGCCCTTCCactttttaatggttttataatcaagtctttttattgtttttaattttgccccgtgatttttttttgttttcaacttAGTCCCTACTCGAACTACGTCGTTTGAAAGGAGAAGGAGAAATTGCTTTGTTAGTCCCTCCATGCTATGCGCGTGTTCAAAATAGTCCTTCCCCCTTGTTCATTTGCAGATTTGCCcccaaagttttattttaagttcaaattaatccctttttgttatttttgctattaagttaattaattttaatagtgttataattatttttactattattatttttaaatattactattactattattatatttattattattacttaccttattattataattatttactcattcatacattttttaatttcaaatttagttttatatgcatacatacattttcataatatatatatatatatatatatatatgtacacgtatatatttttataacttatttatatatacatacaaactcatattttttatattttataaattatatacatatctatatatatctatatacatatttttattttcatgaatatataaatacatacttatatatattttatattttataattttatatacatacatacatatatatatatatacatgcatatatatccttttacatttttataattttattcattttctttctttatttatctatttacattttcattattattttgaaagaatgtcttaattttatttgtttatatacttGATATTTCGTATGTTattgatttgtccttttatttatcttattttgttgctattgctcgtattatttttacattatcgtattcattttgttttgttacGTATATTAACACCGTgttttatttctactatttcgtgttagattaattttatttaatgcataaattgatttttgaataagaaaaatctcgtgtttagattcgagaaggtcgtaccctaacttactaggtttcgattttcacaataaatctaaatacacgaatctttttaaactcaagttttaaacgatctcgggaattaagaagagatcgtgtcctaacttactgggcatgatccttTTTTTCCTCAagtttttaaatgatctcgggaattaagaaaagattgtgtcctaacttactaggcatgatcccttttctaaacccgagataattaaatatcttttaaataagtaaatttttggcattcatttgCGCATCgagaattcaagacattgtgtcttaacttactggatataattctctttctcgaataacatgaaatatgccattttcccaaaaaatttcaacatttcaataaatgatcgtattttaaatctttcaaagttttcaatttttgacactaagacattaagtaatcaactaggtaccaattttgggcgtatcggggatcctaatccttcctcgtgtgtaaccaACTCCTGAActcgtttttctgaattttgtggaccaaaatcgttgttttaataaaatcaaatcgtttattaaaagcaaccacttttcgaggtgagccgatcacacctcatcaaaaaggattggtggcgactcccattttcgttttcatttttaaaattcaagtcgacccattttcaccaaaaaaatggtgtcaacaatgtgtacaattgaatcaagatcaaagtttcatatataGATTTGAATCACAATCAAATTTTATGGGTATAATTGCACTAAATCAAAATTCCTAGGTAAACTTAcatatttaaccaaaatttatacatagttttgatattttaccCTTTCTATACACATAGTAAAAAGTACTATAAAATCAAGGGGGCTTCGTCTCTTTGCTCAGtcttctttttatcttttcctttccaGTTTCAACTCATAATAATCTAGTGTTCCCTTTCGAGGgatttttccccctttttttcttttttttttcttttgattttttttgaatttttttcttttttgggtttaatttggTTTAGTTTCCTTTTTTGTCCTCATCCTCATCTTCTTTTTCGATTTCTCCAGAAATCCTAACCCTATAGATTTTCTCAgaatcttcaaaattttaactaaactgAAAGAAGATGCAGCAGCAAAGGCTAAAGCAGCAGCATGCTCTGATGCAACAGGCTTTGTACCACAATCCCAGTCTCATGAGTGGTCCTCAGGTTCTTTTTTACTTCTCTGATTTTCTCCctctattaattttgtttttagatcAAAATTGAGGGTTTCAGTTTCTATTATGAAGTTTGTTTCTTTCTTATTCGACTTGGGtttgttttaattcatatatgtCGTCTGCCAATTTGTTTGCTTGCTAGTATTAATCAGTGAAATCTTTGGGGATTTTAGCCTGAGAATTTTCTGTTTTCTGTTGAAATTATACGACAAATATTggattgaaaaaaattgttctTTTCTTGGGAGATAATGTTATCATTTTTGTGTAAGAAATGGCTCATTAGCTTTGTCTTCTGATGTGGGTCATGATGACAACAATTAGGGACTGTTTTaacgaaaataaagaaaaaaaggcaGGTAGCAgcttaattatgtaaatatgatctttttttcttttttgtttcgtattttgttactttttaagTTTAAGCTTAGGAATCTCCTTTAGGCATTTGTTTCTAGTGTTTGTCATATTGACCGTTGCGAGAGTGTCCCAGTCCAGCAAAGGGAAGaaatccttctttttttttttttttttacctttaaattttttttaaatttaaattttgcagATAGAACCTATCTTGAGTGGGAATCTTCCTCCTGGCTTTGATGCAGCTACTTGCCGCAGCGTGTGAGTTTTGCTTAGTTCACTGTTTAAAAAAGTTCACCTTTGGCCTTCGAGTCTTTTTATTTGAGCTATGCTCATAATTCATAATATCTTTTGCATGTGTATTTAGTGAAGAATCTTAAGTCTTAATTTTTCTGTTTATGTCCCAtttcattgttatttttttcatttacctAATCTTAAATTGCAGATACGTGGGAAATATTCACCCCCAGGTCACGGAACCCCTTCTGCAAGAAGTCTTTCTGAGTACTGGTCCCATTGAAGGATGCAAACTTATTAAAAAAGATAAGGTCATCTTTTGATGCAATTGttttcccatttttcttttgatatccGTGCTTCATCAACTTGTTATTGGATTTTTGGGGGTTCTTGGTTCGTGCTTGTATCATTGCTAATGGAATGGGCTTATATTTGCTTTTAACGCAGTCATCGTATGGTTTTGTGGACTACTTTGATCGCAGATCAGCTGCCCTTGCTATTGTTACTCTAAACGGAAGGCATCTGTAAGTAACAAGATGAACCCTCATGGTTTTGGCTTTTTCCCTTGTcctatacttttaatatatGGTATTCTTTGCAGATTTGGGCAACCTATTAAAGTTAATTGGGCATATGCTAGCAGTCAGAGGGAGGATACATCAGGTTAGTAGATGTGCACCATGAGTTCTACCCAGTTGTACCATATCTGTGTATTTCGTCAATAACTAATGATATTTCCACTTTGGCGTTCAGGTCATCACAACATTTTTGTTGGTGATCTCAGCCCTGAAGTTACAGATGCTACTTTGTTTGCATGCTTTTCTGTGTACTCTAGTTGTTCGTGAGTGCTAATTCTCCCCATTTTACCTTGAGATTACCTCTTATCAATCCTGAATTGCTGAAATTGTGGGTTTAAAGGGATTTTGGGGTTAACCTTGACCTAGTAGGACAGTCCACTGAAGGACGAATATGCCCCTCATTTTTTTTGGTTGCAGGGATGCTAGGGTTATGTGGGATCAAAAAACTGGCCGCTCGAGAGGTTTTGGTTTTGTTTCTTTCAGGAACCAGCAGGTACTTGGGTCGCTCTTCTTCTCCTGTTTCCAAATGTGTTTTAATAATGTCAtgatcattcttttcttttctttttttattcttttcaggAAGCCCAGAGTGCAATTAATGACTTAAATGGTTTGTGAAACATTGCTTTTATTAGATATAGGCTTCTGTACTCGGAGAAgactttttcaaatttctatCATATTGTTTTGGCGTATTGTAGGGAAGTGGCTTGGAAGTAGACAGATCCGTTGTAACTGGGCTGCAAAAGGTGCCACTTCCAACGATGACAAATCTGGTTCGGATGCCAAAGGCGTTGTAGAGCTGACAAATGGAACCTCTGGTAAGACCTTCCTTCAGTTTTGGAATAGTTCTTGTACTTAAGATCTGGTATCAGTTATTTTAGCTCtcccttcattttcttttcctggAATAGCAATTTGTGtttctttctaaattttgaatGCATTACATCTATAATTTCATCCTACATGGTCTCCGCATTTTGGTTTCTGGGCTTTGTTGGAGTCAACGCTGCCAATATGGATGTTTGATGTGTTAATTATCAAGAGTAGTATTAAACCATAAAATGCTTGTTCTGCCATTATTAAGTGTTCTTGTTTTAAGTCTTTTCTAGTCTAAATGTTCTACAATTACATGGAGTAGGGCATGCAAATAGTTATTTTGATTCTGGTGGAGCTCATATAGCATTATGCTTCTTGCAGAAGAAGGTCAAGAGAAGACTAATGATGATGCTCCAGAGAACAATCCTCAGTATACCACGGTTTATGTGGGCAATCTTGCCCCAGAGGTAAGTAGTTTTTTCCAATCTAAAGTTTGTCTATTTTCCCCTTAATCCTAACTTTTTACTGAGTAAAATAGTGAGGTTGGTGCCATCAAATCTTACTACTGAATTAAGATTCTTTTGCCACAGCCAAGTTTCCCTGCCTGCTGCACAGTTAATgaatgaacccaaaattttctGGTGTACTGTTTTCTAATAGCAAGATGCTAACCTTATAAGCATCACATCACATGGTAGTGAATTGAGTGGTAAAACTGTAGTTGCTGCCAGAATGTGGCTCAAAAGATTAATGAAGTATCAATTCTTAGGCTTAATGacaacttttaataattttttattagcaATATAAAAAAAGCCTTGCATGAATGATGGTAGTGGTTCTCATTGATAAATAATTACAGGTTACATCAGTTGATCTCCACAGGCTTTTCCATACCCTTGGAGCAGGAACTATTGAAGATGTTCGCGTGCAACGAGATAAAGGTTTTGGTTTTGTGAGATACAGTTTGCATACTGAAGCAGCTTTAGCTATACAGATGGGAAATGCTAGAATTCTATGCGGTAAACCAATTAAGGTATTGCTCTTTCCAAGACCCCATCTCaggtttttttttgaagtttttaggTATAATTTTAAATGCTGATTCAGCTAccataatttaattgatatatttgatgtcACCAACGACGCTCATCCTATATTTTGACTTACCAAGCATCATTCATCCTGGTATGGAATTATTCTTACCAGTGTTACTGCTGGATGtgtaaattttctatatttatggCTGGTCCAACTATTATCTTTTGGTGCCATGACCTACAAAATGTTTAAATGGTGCAGTGTTCATGGGGTAGCAAGCCTACTGCACCAGGAACAAGCTCTGCCCCTTTGCCTCCACCGGCTGCTGCACATATGCCTGGTTTTTCAGCTGCCGACCTGGCTGCCTATGAACGACATATGGCAATGAGTAAATATGGCGGTGCACAGGTAATGGGTATGATGCATCCACAGGGTCAGCACGCCCTTAAGCAAGTGGCCATGGGAATGGGTGCGGCTGCAGCTGGTCAAGCAATCTATGATGGTGGATACCAAAACGTTGCAACAACTCAGCAGCTTATGTACTATCAGTAAATGGCGAGATCCTGATCTATTTTGGCTTCTCGTATTTGGAGAACTGCTAGGATGCTTCTGTTGTTTCCATTTTTCTCTTAGTTTACCCCCTTTTTTTGGTTAAGATTGCTGAATACCTTCAACTTGTATGTGGACTAAATCCATTCCTTTGCTAACTAATGTCTTTTGTGATCATTATCATATATGAGATAGCTTCATATTTCTACCTCTACCAACAGACCATGGATTTAGCTTTCAGTTTATAATTTTGAACATCAGAATCTTCTCTCTCATTTTATCTTCAAAAAAGCAACTGCGAAAGGATGTTCATTTcttatcaaacccaatatttcTCATTAcagcataatatatatatatatgtatatacgaccaaaatttctttttttatgattCTTAATAAAGTTATTCTTAATCCTCATAAAGGTATATGGTATTTCTCCGATAGATATAATTACATACGCAGGAAGAGCCCAAATGAGGACCGGAGGCTAAATTGCAAGAATCCCAGTTGAGAAGAAGATATCCCCAGACTCATAAGAGGAGGTTGAGACTTTTGCAGATCTTGAAACTTCTGATCTGCACTGTTCTTTCCTCTCATCCATCATTATTTGCGTTGACCTACACTCTGAACTGCAAAACGCGTTTTCCCCTCTGAAAACAACACATATCATTAACAACAGAATTATCAGTTTCTCTCATGTAATTAATTACCATATGGTAAGTTGAAACAAACAAGCAGAGATTGGGTAATTAAAAAAGGGGGAAAGGGTGTGTGTTTACCTGTACATGTAAATGTCTTGGCCATGCAGCTTTTTCCTGCATAGGTGACAACAACTGAGAAAATCTGAAGTTGGGTAAGCAACCTCTTCCACAAATCTTGGTGCTGGAGCTGGGGTTTCACAGTTactttttctcctttcttcaCCTCCATCATAAAACACCTTTGTAGACGACTTGCCAGATCCATGGGTAGTCACATACGTAAAATCCTCCAAACTTTCCATCTCTAAATTCTTCCCACCAGATTTCACAACAATTACATTTG
This genomic stretch from Gossypium raimondii isolate GPD5lz chromosome 6, ASM2569854v1, whole genome shotgun sequence harbors:
- the LOC105772960 gene encoding oligouridylate-binding protein 1 isoform X1, which encodes MQQQRLKQQHALMQQALYHNPSLMSGPQIEPILSGNLPPGFDAATCRSVYVGNIHPQVTEPLLQEVFLSTGPIEGCKLIKKDKSSYGFVDYFDRRSAALAIVTLNGRHLFGQPIKVNWAYASSQREDTSGHHNIFVGDLSPEVTDATLFACFSVYSSCSDARVMWDQKTGRSRGFGFVSFRNQQEAQSAINDLNGKWLGSRQIRCNWAAKGATSNDDKSGSDAKGVVELTNGTSEEGQEKTNDDAPENNPQYTTVYVGNLAPEVTSVDLHRLFHTLGAGTIEDVRVQRDKGFGFVRYSLHTEAALAIQMGNARILCGKPIKCSWGSKPTAPGTSSAPLPPPAAAHMPGFSAADLAAYERHMAMSKYGGAQVMGMMHPQGQHALKQVAMGMGAAAAGQAIYDGGYQNVATTQQLMYYQ
- the LOC105772960 gene encoding oligouridylate-binding protein 1 isoform X2, translated to MQQQRLKQQHALMQQALYHNPSLMSGPQIEPILSGNLPPGFDAATCRSVYVGNIHPQVTEPLLQEVFLSTGPIEGCKLIKKDKSSYGFVDYFDRRSAALAIVTLNGRHLFGQPIKVNWAYASSQREDTSGHHNIFVGDLSPEVTDATLFACFSVYSSCSDARVMWDQKTGRSRGFGFVSFRNQQEAQSAINDLNGKWLGSRQIRCNWAAKGATSNDDKSGSDAKGVVELTNGTSEEGQEKTNDDAPENNPQYTTVYVGNLAPEVTSVDLHRLFHTLGAGTIEDVRVQRDKGFGFVRYSLHTEAALAIQMGNARILCGKPIKHHSSCVHGVASLLHQEQALPLCLHRLLHICLVFQLPTWLPMNDIWQ
- the LOC105772961 gene encoding FCS-Like Zinc finger 13, with protein sequence MSGKRPRPMMGKLSELLVSGKKPGFLDAVVTSPRSPLDLKTPSPRSSKRYDVGGVGLGIAVALDNKCSTHSCRHTICSSNVIVVKSGGKNLEMESLEDFTYVTTHGSGKSSTKVFYDGGEERRKSNCETPAPAPRFVEEVAYPTSDFLSCCHLCRKKLHGQDIYMYRGENAFCSSECRSTQIMMDERKEQCRSEVSRSAKVSTSSYESGDIFFSTGILAI